Proteins encoded within one genomic window of Brenneria nigrifluens DSM 30175 = ATCC 13028:
- the mreB gene encoding rod shape-determining protein MreB — MFKKFRGMFSNDLSIDLGTANTLIYVKGQGIVLNEPSVVAIRQDRAGSPKSVAAVGHDAKQMLGRTPGNIAAIRPMKDGVIADFFVTEKMLQHFIKQVHSNSFMRPSPRVLVCVPVGATQVERRAIRESAQGAGAREVFLIEEPMAAAIGAGLPVSEATGSMVVDIGGGTTEVAVISLNGVVYSSSVRIGGDRFDEAIINYVRRNYGSLIGEATAERIKHEIGSAYPGDEVLEIEVRGRNLAEGVPRGFNLNSNEILEALQEPLTGIVSAVMVALEQCPPELASDISERGMVLTGGGALLRNLDRLLMEETGIPVVVAEDPLTCVARGGGKALEMIDMHGGDLFSEE; from the coding sequence ATGTTTAAGAAATTTCGTGGCATGTTTTCCAACGACTTGTCCATCGACCTGGGTACCGCCAATACCCTGATTTATGTTAAAGGGCAGGGCATCGTACTGAATGAACCCTCGGTGGTCGCTATTCGCCAGGATCGTGCCGGTTCTCCGAAAAGCGTCGCCGCCGTAGGCCATGACGCTAAACAGATGCTGGGCCGTACGCCCGGTAATATCGCCGCCATTCGCCCGATGAAGGACGGCGTGATTGCGGATTTCTTCGTGACTGAAAAAATGTTGCAGCACTTTATCAAGCAGGTGCACAGCAACAGTTTTATGCGTCCGAGCCCGCGGGTGCTGGTGTGCGTGCCCGTCGGCGCCACGCAGGTGGAGCGCCGGGCGATTCGCGAATCGGCGCAGGGCGCCGGCGCGCGCGAAGTGTTCCTGATTGAAGAACCGATGGCGGCGGCGATTGGCGCGGGCTTGCCGGTCTCCGAAGCCACCGGTTCCATGGTGGTGGATATCGGCGGCGGCACCACCGAAGTCGCGGTGATTTCACTCAACGGCGTGGTGTATTCTTCGTCCGTGCGTATCGGCGGCGACCGCTTTGATGAGGCGATTATCAACTATGTTCGCCGTAACTACGGTTCGCTGATCGGTGAAGCGACGGCGGAGCGCATCAAGCATGAGATCGGTTCGGCGTATCCGGGCGATGAGGTGCTGGAAATTGAGGTTCGCGGCCGTAATCTCGCCGAAGGCGTACCGCGCGGCTTTAACCTGAACTCCAATGAGATTCTGGAAGCCTTGCAGGAACCGCTTACGGGTATTGTCAGCGCGGTGATGGTGGCGTTGGAACAGTGTCCGCCGGAGCTGGCTTCCGATATTTCCGAACGCGGCATGGTGCTGACCGGCGGAGGCGCGCTGCTACGCAATCTGGACCGCCTGCTGATGGAAGAGACCGGCATCCCGGTGGTAGTGGCTGAAGATCCGTTAACCTGCGTGGCGCGTGGCGGCGGTAAAGCGTTGGAAATGATCGACATGCACGGCGGCGATTTGTTCAGCGAAGAATAA